From the genome of Chania multitudinisentens RB-25, one region includes:
- a CDS encoding ASCH domain-containing protein, which produces MAVPGKYEDVERWAFGDTEQLADDLAKRVLEGGKTATCSNLDGEAIPQPGDIFVVVDGKNAPVCAIELTAVEMSTYEQVGADHALAEGEGDGSLAYWRKEHKRFFEEYDLFSPDMTLVLMYFKVIEKFE; this is translated from the coding sequence ATGGCCGTTCCGGGAAAGTATGAAGATGTAGAGCGTTGGGCGTTTGGAGATACCGAACAACTGGCGGACGATTTGGCTAAACGGGTTCTGGAAGGGGGGAAAACTGCCACCTGTTCCAATCTGGATGGAGAAGCTATTCCACAGCCTGGCGACATTTTTGTGGTGGTTGATGGTAAAAATGCCCCGGTTTGTGCGATAGAACTGACGGCTGTGGAGATGAGCACTTATGAGCAGGTGGGGGCTGATCACGCGTTGGCCGAAGGTGAGGGCGATGGTTCATTGGCATACTGGCGTAAGGAACATAAACGCTTTTTTGAAGAATACGACCTGTTTTCGCCGGATATGACGCTGGTGTTGATGTACTTTAAAGTGATTGAAAAGTTCGAATAG
- a CDS encoding DUF1480 family protein has translation MGKTVVKIGSFEVDDAHLLSASEHAAGHSTLAIPCKSDPDLCMQLDGWDEHTSIPATLDGKQSLLYKQYYDQHTDAWVMRLE, from the coding sequence ATGGGCAAAACCGTTGTAAAAATAGGCAGTTTCGAGGTCGATGATGCACATCTCCTCTCTGCATCTGAACACGCAGCAGGGCACAGCACCCTCGCTATTCCCTGCAAATCCGACCCTGACTTGTGTATGCAACTAGATGGCTGGGATGAACATACCAGTATCCCGGCGACGCTGGATGGCAAACAATCGTTGCTCTACAAACAGTATTATGACCAGCACACCGATGCTTGGGTGATGCGGCTGGAATAG
- a CDS encoding GAF domain-containing protein, whose protein sequence is MTKEQFYAELKRDLGALLEGETHFIAALSNASALFNERLDEVNWVGFYLMEGNQLVLGPFQGKIACVRIPVGKGVCGTAVAENRVQRVGDVHAFPGHIACDAASNAEIVLPLEVGGQIIGVLDIDSTVYQRFDEQDEIGLKAVVTELCARLAQCDCAKYITVTAS, encoded by the coding sequence ATGACGAAAGAACAATTCTACGCGGAATTAAAACGTGATCTGGGTGCGCTGTTGGAGGGGGAAACCCATTTTATTGCTGCCTTGTCCAACGCCAGCGCGTTGTTCAATGAGCGTCTGGATGAAGTTAACTGGGTGGGATTTTACCTGATGGAGGGTAACCAACTGGTACTGGGCCCATTCCAGGGTAAGATCGCCTGTGTGCGTATTCCGGTAGGGAAAGGCGTATGCGGCACGGCAGTGGCAGAAAATCGGGTACAGCGTGTTGGCGACGTCCATGCGTTTCCGGGGCATATTGCCTGCGATGCGGCCAGTAATGCAGAAATTGTGCTGCCGCTTGAGGTCGGTGGCCAAATCATCGGCGTTCTGGATATCGACAGCACGGTTTACCAACGCTTCGACGAACAGGACGAAATTGGTCTGAAAGCTGTGGTGACGGAGCTTTGCGCACGATTGGCGCAGTGCGATTGTGCGAAATACATCACTGTAACGGCAAGTTGA
- the prc gene encoding carboxy terminal-processing peptidase, whose amino-acid sequence MNKFIRLAAAVALLWAGASYGTDTANIRLDQLPQLEQEPQHTTVSERVTSRFTRSHYRQFALDADFSGKIFDRFLNMLDYSHNVLLASDVAQFADKRDTLGEELKSGKLDTPYALFNLAQKRRFERYQYALSLLEKPMNFTGNDTIDIDRGKAPWPVDTAELNRLWEAKVKYDQLNLKLAGKTDKEIRETLTKRYQFAIKRLTQSNSEDVFTLAMTAFAHEIDPHTNYLSPRNTEQFNTEMSLSLEGIGAVLQMDDDYTLINSMVPGGPAAKSKALSVGDRIVGVGQAGKPMVDVIGWRLDDVVSLIKGPKGSKVRLDILPAGKGTKTRVVTLTRERIRLEDRAVKMTIKTVGNQKVAVMDIPGFYVGLTDDVKVQLQKMAKQNVDSLIIDLRGNGGGALTEAVSLSGLFIPSGPVVQVRDNNGKIREDADTDGVIYYKGPLVVLVDRFSASASEIFAAAMQDYGRALIVGEPTFGKGTVQQYRSLNRIYDQMLRPEWPALGSVQYTIQKFYRVDGGSTQRKGVTPDILMPTGIDPAETGESFEDNAMPWDSINAATYVKTGDLKPFEAGLLKDHEQRIANDPEFQYIARDIAHYKALKDKRNIISLNLATREKENHDDDATRLQRINERLQREGKKPLKSLDDVPKDYKEPDPYLDETVKIALDLAKVEKEQPSQQQAVVAAK is encoded by the coding sequence ATGAACAAATTTATCAGATTAGCAGCAGCCGTAGCTCTGCTGTGGGCAGGTGCCAGTTACGGAACGGATACAGCCAACATCCGCCTCGATCAATTGCCACAGCTTGAGCAAGAACCGCAGCATACAACCGTGAGTGAACGTGTGACCTCGCGTTTTACGCGTTCTCACTATCGCCAGTTTGCCCTTGATGCAGATTTTTCAGGTAAGATCTTTGATCGTTTCCTGAATATGTTGGATTACAGCCATAACGTATTGTTAGCTTCTGATGTTGCACAGTTTGCCGACAAGCGCGATACGTTAGGGGAAGAGTTGAAGTCCGGCAAGCTGGATACGCCTTATGCGCTATTCAATCTGGCCCAGAAACGCCGTTTTGAGCGCTACCAGTATGCGCTGTCGCTGCTGGAAAAACCGATGAACTTTACCGGCAATGACACTATTGATATTGACCGTGGTAAAGCGCCATGGCCAGTGGATACCGCGGAGCTGAATCGCCTGTGGGAAGCGAAGGTCAAGTATGATCAACTGAACCTGAAGCTGGCTGGCAAGACCGATAAAGAAATCCGAGAGACGCTGACCAAACGCTATCAGTTCGCTATCAAGCGTTTGACGCAAAGTAACAGTGAAGACGTTTTTACGTTAGCCATGACGGCTTTCGCCCATGAAATCGATCCACATACCAACTACCTGTCTCCACGCAATACCGAACAGTTCAATACCGAGATGAGCTTATCGCTGGAAGGGATCGGTGCGGTACTACAGATGGATGATGACTACACGTTGATCAACTCTATGGTGCCGGGAGGCCCGGCTGCGAAGAGTAAAGCGCTGAGCGTGGGTGACCGTATCGTCGGCGTTGGTCAGGCGGGTAAACCGATGGTGGATGTGATTGGCTGGCGTCTGGATGATGTAGTTTCCCTGATCAAGGGGCCGAAGGGCAGCAAAGTGCGCCTGGATATCTTGCCAGCAGGCAAGGGCACCAAAACTCGCGTAGTGACGCTGACCCGTGAGCGTATCCGTTTGGAAGACCGTGCGGTCAAAATGACCATCAAGACCGTCGGCAACCAGAAAGTTGCGGTAATGGACATTCCGGGTTTCTATGTTGGTTTGACTGATGATGTCAAAGTCCAGTTGCAGAAAATGGCTAAGCAGAACGTTGACAGCCTGATCATTGATTTGCGTGGCAACGGCGGTGGTGCCCTGACGGAGGCAGTATCACTTTCCGGTTTGTTTATTCCAAGCGGCCCAGTGGTGCAAGTGCGTGATAACAACGGAAAAATCCGTGAAGATGCCGATACCGATGGTGTTATTTACTATAAAGGGCCACTGGTAGTGTTGGTTGATCGATTCAGTGCTTCGGCTTCCGAGATCTTTGCAGCAGCCATGCAGGATTATGGCCGAGCGTTGATCGTGGGTGAACCAACCTTCGGTAAAGGCACCGTGCAGCAGTACCGCTCGTTGAATCGTATTTATGATCAGATGCTGCGCCCTGAATGGCCAGCGTTGGGTTCAGTGCAGTACACCATTCAGAAGTTCTACCGTGTTGATGGTGGTAGCACCCAGCGTAAAGGCGTAACGCCGGATATCCTGATGCCAACAGGCATTGACCCGGCAGAAACAGGGGAAAGCTTTGAAGACAATGCCATGCCTTGGGACAGTATTAATGCGGCAACCTATGTCAAAACGGGCGATTTGAAGCCGTTCGAGGCCGGGCTGCTGAAAGATCACGAACAGCGCATTGCTAACGATCCTGAGTTCCAGTACATCGCGCGGGATATTGCTCATTATAAGGCATTGAAAGACAAACGTAACATCATCTCTCTTAATCTGGCTACGCGTGAAAAAGAGAATCATGACGATGATGCAACACGTTTACAGCGTATCAATGAGCGTTTACAGCGTGAAGGGAAGAAGCCGCTGAAGTCCCTTGACGATGTGCCGAAAGATTACAAGGAACCCGATCCTTATCTGGATGAAACCGTCAAAATTGCTCTTGATTTGGCTAAAGTCGAAAAGGAGCAGCCTTCGCAGCAGCAAGCGGTGGTTGCCGCCAAATAA
- the proQ gene encoding RNA chaperone ProQ: MENQPKLNSSKEVIAFLAERFPLCFSAEGEARPLKIGIFQDLVERVQEEENLSKTQLRSALRLYTSSWRYLYGVKVGAQRVDLDGNPCGELEQQHVDHARQQLEEAKARVQAQRAEQNAKKREAAGETAATEPRRPRPAGKKTAVRREGGVATENRKPRTQTRPQPAREPRVIAVKEESQPRHVAVTDISKLQIGQEIKVRAGKSAMDATVLEIAKDGVRVQLSSGLAMIVRAEHLQF; this comes from the coding sequence ATGGAAAATCAACCCAAGTTGAACTCTAGTAAAGAAGTTATTGCTTTTCTTGCAGAGCGTTTCCCGCTCTGCTTTAGTGCCGAAGGTGAAGCGCGTCCGCTGAAGATCGGTATCTTTCAGGATCTGGTAGAGCGTGTTCAAGAGGAAGAGAATCTCAGCAAAACACAGCTACGCTCTGCTCTGCGCCTCTATACTTCAAGCTGGCGTTATCTGTATGGTGTCAAAGTTGGCGCGCAGCGCGTTGACCTGGATGGCAACCCTTGTGGCGAATTGGAACAGCAGCATGTTGACCATGCACGCCAGCAGCTTGAAGAAGCCAAAGCACGTGTTCAGGCTCAGCGTGCTGAGCAAAACGCCAAAAAACGCGAAGCCGCGGGTGAAACGGCTGCCACTGAGCCACGCCGCCCACGCCCCGCTGGCAAAAAAACAGCGGTGCGTCGTGAAGGTGGGGTTGCAACAGAAAACCGCAAACCACGTACACAAACTCGCCCACAACCCGCTCGTGAACCTCGTGTTATCGCAGTAAAAGAGGAAAGCCAGCCGCGTCATGTGGCAGTCACGGATATCTCTAAACTGCAAATTGGCCAGGAAATCAAAGTCAGAGCAGGTAAGAGTGCGATGGATGCAACCGTACTTGAAATCGCTAAAGATGGCGTGCGTGTGCAACTTTCTTCCGGTCTGGCGATGATTGTGCGCGCAGAACACTTGCAGTTCTGA
- a CDS encoding helix-turn-helix domain-containing protein codes for MNQKKIALQCACSFTRIGLETLINNTFSPKMITFFDDINMREHIESKANEALASDIVIIVIGHDDYTPALLLDLICGCLFRISSRSKIVLLGDRKYIKILQRYLGSFKNIWAFLDISLSTKQLQQQLFNTSLFKVGMYERELFTTTALTQRELLVLHRLLNGQSAIQVANDLCISEKTVSCHKRSGLAKLDARSLQPLLMPGDDKKTLHPRLYPAANTVFY; via the coding sequence ATGAATCAGAAAAAAATTGCGCTGCAATGCGCTTGTAGCTTTACTCGCATTGGATTGGAAACGTTAATCAATAATACGTTTTCACCTAAGATGATTACCTTCTTTGATGATATCAATATGCGAGAACATATCGAGAGTAAAGCTAATGAAGCGTTGGCAAGTGATATCGTCATTATTGTGATCGGTCACGATGACTATACTCCAGCGCTATTGCTTGATCTGATTTGTGGCTGTTTATTCAGAATATCATCGCGCAGTAAAATAGTATTGCTTGGCGATAGGAAATATATAAAGATATTGCAACGTTACTTGGGTAGCTTCAAAAATATCTGGGCCTTTCTGGATATTTCACTGTCTACAAAGCAGTTGCAGCAACAATTATTTAATACTTCTCTCTTCAAAGTAGGGATGTATGAACGTGAATTATTCACCACGACCGCGCTCACTCAGCGTGAATTGCTTGTGTTACATCGGTTGCTCAATGGGCAATCAGCAATTCAGGTTGCTAATGATCTCTGTATCAGTGAAAAAACGGTGAGCTGTCATAAACGTTCAGGTTTGGCGAAGCTTGATGCCCGTTCGTTGCAACCTTTGCTGATGCCTGGTGACGATAAAAAAACGCTGCATCCTCGGCTTTATCCGGCAGCAAATACCGTTTTCTACTGA
- a CDS encoding PqiB family protein, with protein MQQKTPNTPIEALLKNKRRVSPFWLLPFIALLITGWLLYNNFQERGNTITIDFQSAAGIVAGRTPVRYQGVDVGTVENISLSQDLRRIVVEASIKSDLEDALREGTQFWLVTPKASLAGISGLDALVGGNYIGMMPGRGQPQTHFIALDTQPKYRLNTGELMIHLHANDLGSLNPDSLVYYRKIPVGKVYDYTITENNQGVTIDVLIDRRFAKLVKNNSRFWNVSGFKGDFSLEGASVKIESLSALVNGAIAFDSPPGGSQAKADQNYALYPDLAHSQRGVNITLDLPNGDNLNAGHTPLLYQGLQVGTLTRLTLQPGSKVTGELIIDPSVVDLMRSGTRVEIHRPKISLNDARLSQLLTGTTLELVPGDGVPQQHFIVLDSNSALLQQPDVLTVRLNASQSYGIEAGQPLIIHGIKIGQILTRTLADDGVTFTAAIEAQYRHLIHRDSKFVVNSRVEVKFSLDGVEMQGASAQEWLDGGVQILPGSQGEPATQYPLYSNLEKAQAGITGNTPIPTLTLVAASLPDVQIGSVVLYRKFQVGEIVNVRPKANAFAVEVYINPEYRQLLTSESIFWAEGGAKIQLNGSGLTVQASPLNRALKGAISFDNLPGVTLDTKARTVLYSSETAARAVGSQITLRTDDASKLSPGMLLRNLGINIGQIESLKLIPERNEVLVKAVLYPEYVQTFARFGSRFALVSPEISSTGVNNLDTLLQPYITVEPGHGRALRSFELQTGNITDSRYLEGLSVILDATETGSLQIGTPILFRGIEVGTVTGFSLGAMSDRVLVSLRISKKFQHLVRNNSVFWLASGYNLQFGLTGGVIRSGTFQQFIRGGIAFATPPSIPLAPPATSNKHFLLNTEEPKDWQLWGTAIPRE; from the coding sequence ATGCAACAGAAAACGCCAAATACACCGATTGAGGCGCTGCTTAAAAACAAACGCCGTGTTTCTCCCTTCTGGTTATTGCCGTTTATCGCCCTGCTGATTACTGGTTGGCTGCTGTACAATAATTTTCAAGAGCGTGGTAATACCATTACCATCGATTTCCAATCAGCAGCGGGGATCGTTGCTGGCCGCACACCGGTGCGTTATCAAGGTGTTGATGTGGGAACCGTGGAAAACATTTCGCTGAGCCAGGATCTGCGCCGTATCGTGGTAGAAGCCAGCATCAAAAGCGATCTGGAAGATGCCTTGCGTGAAGGCACCCAATTCTGGTTGGTGACGCCCAAAGCTTCGCTGGCCGGCATTTCTGGTCTGGATGCACTGGTTGGCGGAAATTACATCGGTATGATGCCTGGCCGCGGCCAACCACAGACCCACTTCATCGCGCTGGATACTCAACCGAAATATCGCCTGAATACCGGCGAGCTGATGATCCACCTGCACGCGAATGACCTTGGTTCATTGAATCCTGACTCACTGGTCTATTATCGTAAAATTCCGGTTGGCAAAGTCTATGACTACACCATTACTGAAAATAACCAAGGCGTTACCATTGATGTGCTTATCGATCGCCGTTTTGCCAAATTAGTGAAAAATAACAGCCGATTCTGGAATGTTTCTGGTTTTAAAGGTGATTTCAGTCTGGAGGGGGCTTCCGTAAAGATAGAGAGCCTAAGTGCCCTGGTTAACGGAGCCATTGCCTTTGACTCGCCCCCCGGTGGCTCACAGGCCAAGGCGGATCAGAACTATGCCTTGTACCCGGATTTAGCCCACAGTCAGCGGGGCGTAAATATTACGCTGGACTTGCCAAATGGCGATAATCTAAATGCGGGTCATACCCCTCTGCTCTATCAAGGGCTGCAAGTCGGTACTCTCACCCGCCTGACGTTGCAACCAGGCAGCAAAGTCACTGGCGAATTGATCATTGATCCTTCAGTCGTCGATTTGATGCGCAGCGGTACCAGGGTTGAAATACACCGCCCGAAAATCAGCCTGAACGATGCCCGATTAAGCCAGTTGCTGACCGGAACCACGCTGGAACTTGTGCCTGGTGACGGCGTACCACAACAACATTTCATCGTGCTTGATAGCAATAGCGCTCTGCTGCAACAGCCGGACGTATTAACAGTCAGGCTAAATGCTTCACAAAGTTACGGTATTGAGGCTGGCCAACCGCTCATCATACACGGTATCAAGATCGGTCAGATCCTGACCCGCACTTTGGCGGATGATGGAGTAACCTTCACCGCTGCCATAGAGGCGCAATACCGCCATTTGATACACCGGGACAGCAAATTCGTGGTTAACAGCCGCGTGGAGGTAAAGTTCAGCCTGGATGGCGTAGAAATGCAGGGAGCCAGTGCACAAGAGTGGCTGGATGGTGGCGTACAGATTCTCCCTGGTAGCCAAGGTGAACCCGCAACCCAATATCCGCTGTATAGCAACCTCGAAAAAGCACAGGCCGGAATTACCGGCAATACCCCAATCCCCACTTTGACGTTGGTTGCTGCCAGCCTACCTGATGTACAGATTGGTTCCGTGGTGCTATATCGCAAATTTCAGGTAGGGGAAATCGTTAACGTGCGGCCAAAAGCCAACGCGTTCGCGGTTGAGGTTTATATCAACCCGGAATACCGCCAATTACTGACCAGTGAAAGCATTTTCTGGGCCGAAGGCGGTGCCAAAATACAATTGAACGGCAGCGGTCTGACGGTACAAGCCTCACCACTGAATCGTGCATTAAAAGGTGCGATCAGTTTCGATAATCTCCCGGGCGTAACATTGGATACCAAGGCCAGAACCGTGCTCTATAGCTCTGAAACCGCCGCACGCGCCGTTGGCAGCCAAATCACCTTACGCACTGACGATGCCAGCAAGTTGTCACCAGGCATGCTGTTGCGCAACCTCGGTATCAATATTGGTCAGATCGAGTCGCTAAAATTGATCCCTGAACGCAACGAAGTGCTGGTGAAGGCAGTGCTCTACCCAGAATATGTGCAGACCTTTGCGCGTTTTGGCAGCCGTTTTGCCCTCGTTTCACCAGAGATTTCCTCCACCGGGGTGAACAACCTCGATACTCTGTTACAACCCTATATTACCGTTGAGCCGGGCCATGGCCGTGCATTGCGGAGCTTCGAATTACAGACAGGCAATATCACGGATTCGCGCTATCTGGAGGGCCTGAGCGTGATTCTGGATGCCACTGAAACCGGCTCACTGCAAATTGGCACCCCGATCTTGTTCCGCGGGATCGAGGTAGGTACGGTCACTGGTTTTTCGCTGGGGGCTATGTCTGACCGGGTTCTCGTTTCACTGCGAATCAGCAAGAAATTCCAGCATCTGGTGCGTAACAACAGCGTATTTTGGCTCGCCTCTGGTTATAACTTGCAGTTCGGTCTCACCGGGGGCGTGATCAGAAGCGGTACCTTCCAGCAGTTTATCCGTGGGGGGATTGCCTTTGCTACACCACCCAGCATACCGCTGGCTCCCCCGGCAACATCAAACAAACACTTCCTGCTCAACACGGAAGAACCGAAAGATTGGCAACTGTGGGGAACTGCGATCCCAAGGGAGTAA
- the yebS gene encoding membrane integrity lipid transport subunit YebS: protein MKIHAITGSGSKARYQRCCECDLLFILPPLTKNQAAYCPRCHAKIVHGHDWPMSRLTAMAVTMLLLMPFAFTGPLISIRLLDTRINASLLEGIWQINSQGDPITASMVAFCTLGAPLTLALSLLYLRFGHRYGMNLRPVLLMLERLKEWVMLDIYLIGMAVAAIKVKEYADVQAGSALIAYLLLTLLSILTLTHTNLEQLWERYYPQEQPVGQPEAMHVCLACRFTGYPNEHRQCPRCRAPISHRQPYSLQQTWAALLAAIILLIPANLLPISIIYASGARIDDTIFSGVVSLATSGNAPVAAIVFIASILVPFTKITVLLTLLFGIHFKTSHSLKTRIRLLRLVTWIGRWSMLDLFVIALMMSLVNRDQLLSFTMGPAAFYFGSAVILTLLAVKWLDSRLIWDAYATENAKYTD, encoded by the coding sequence ATGAAGATACACGCAATTACCGGCTCAGGATCCAAGGCGCGCTACCAACGCTGTTGCGAATGCGATCTGTTGTTCATCTTACCACCGCTGACAAAAAACCAGGCAGCCTATTGCCCACGTTGTCATGCCAAAATCGTCCATGGCCATGATTGGCCAATGTCCCGCCTGACTGCGATGGCCGTCACCATGCTGTTATTGATGCCATTCGCCTTTACTGGCCCCCTTATCAGCATTCGCCTATTGGATACCCGCATTAACGCCAGTCTGTTAGAAGGTATCTGGCAGATCAACAGCCAAGGCGATCCGATTACGGCCAGCATGGTGGCATTCTGTACTCTGGGGGCACCACTGACACTCGCGCTGTCATTGCTGTATTTACGTTTCGGCCACCGATACGGCATGAATCTGCGCCCAGTATTATTAATGCTGGAACGTTTGAAAGAGTGGGTCATGCTGGATATTTATCTGATCGGGATGGCGGTGGCCGCGATAAAGGTCAAAGAATATGCCGACGTTCAGGCTGGCAGTGCTTTAATCGCCTATTTATTGCTCACTTTACTCAGCATCCTGACGCTGACGCACACCAATCTGGAGCAATTATGGGAACGCTACTACCCGCAGGAACAACCGGTGGGTCAGCCAGAAGCAATGCATGTCTGCTTGGCGTGCCGTTTCACTGGCTACCCAAATGAACATAGGCAATGCCCACGCTGCCGTGCCCCAATCAGTCACCGCCAGCCTTACAGCCTGCAACAAACCTGGGCCGCCTTGCTCGCCGCCATTATTTTACTGATACCGGCCAATCTATTGCCCATCTCGATTATTTATGCCAGCGGAGCACGTATAGACGACACCATTTTCTCCGGCGTAGTTTCGCTGGCAACCTCTGGTAACGCCCCGGTTGCCGCCATCGTGTTTATCGCCAGTATCCTGGTGCCTTTTACCAAGATCACCGTGCTGCTCACCTTGCTATTCGGTATTCATTTCAAAACTTCACACAGCTTGAAAACCCGTATCCGCCTGTTACGGCTGGTCACTTGGATTGGCCGCTGGTCGATGCTAGACCTGTTCGTTATTGCACTCATGATGTCACTGGTCAATCGTGATCAACTGTTATCTTTTACTATGGGCCCAGCCGCCTTTTATTTTGGCTCTGCGGTCATTTTAACTCTCCTGGCCGTAAAATGGCTGGACAGCCGATTGATTTGGGATGCGTATGCAACAGAAAACGCCAAATACACCGATTGA